Proteins encoded within one genomic window of Bos mutus isolate GX-2022 chromosome 9, NWIPB_WYAK_1.1, whole genome shotgun sequence:
- the RWDD1 gene encoding RWD domain-containing protein 1, with amino-acid sequence MTDYGEEQRNELEALESIYPDSFTVLSENPPSFTITVTSEAGENDETVQTTLKFTYSEKYPDEAPLYEIFAQLNLEDNDVADILKLLALQAEENLGMVMIFTLVTAVQEKLNEIVDQIKTRREEEKKQKEKEAEEAEKQLFHGTPVTIENFLNWKAKFDAELLEIKKKRMKEEEQAGKNKLSGRQLFETDHNLDTSDIQFLEDAGNNVEVDESLFQEMDDLELEDDDDDPDYNPADRESDLTD; translated from the exons ATGACAGATTACGGCGAGGAGCAGCGCAACGAGCTGGAGGCTCTGGAGTCCATCTACCCTGACTCCTTCACAG TATTATCAGAAAATCCACCCAGCTTCACCATTACTGTGACATCTGAGGCTGGAGAAAATGATGAAA CTGTCCAGACAACCCTCAAGTTTACATACAGTGAAAAATACCCAGATGAAGCTCCCCTTTATGAAATATTCGCCCAGTTAAATCTAGAAGATAATGATGTagcagacattttaaaattattagcaTTACAG GCAGAAGAAAACCTTGGTATGGTGATGATCTTCACCTTAGTGACAGCTGtgcaagaaaaattaaatgaaatagtagatcaaataaaaactagaagagaagaagaaaagaaacaaaaagaaaaagaagcagaagaagccgaaaag caATTATTCCATGGTACTCCTGTTACAATTGAGAATTTCTTAAATTGGAAGGCCAAGTTTGATGCAGaactcttggaaattaaaaagaaacggatgaaggaagaagagcaagcaggaaaaaataaattaagtg ggaGACAACTATTTGAAACAGATCATAATCTTGACACATCTGATATCCAGTTCTTGGAAGATG CTGGAAACAACGTGGAGGTAGATGAATCTTTGTTCCAGGAAATGGATGACTTGGAGCTggaggatgatgatgatgatccaGACTACAATCCTGCTGACCGGGAGAGTGACTTGACCGACTGA